In one Acanthochromis polyacanthus isolate Apoly-LR-REF ecotype Palm Island chromosome 20, KAUST_Apoly_ChrSc, whole genome shotgun sequence genomic region, the following are encoded:
- the cngb3.1 gene encoding cyclic nucleotide-gated cation channel beta-3, which produces MFSRLKKWMGAPEPPSAPAPPAKEEKPPEKKDEKEQPKEEEKKEEPKKEEEKKEEPNKEEEKKEEPKKEEEEKKEEEAKKEEPQPAPAPAPAPAAAPAPAAAPAPAPAPAPAPAAAPAPAGAAPANPGVEGEEAPPPPPPPVVYFRYTDDTLRELAKKLKERTAELKEKAIDPYATSPEVTPPVTPILLKDDYIRLKEEERIAKEEADKKKAEEAAKKAEEKKKKDEEKRLEAEKKAEEERMAEEARKKAKILPEITCSCFDVLFHPIEVMMDSVLGNTIDPFTDRRYIAWLTVVAVAYNYNVWFSTARLAFPYHNDTANRFWIFFDVLSDAVNVIDIIIWQPRLQFVKAGDIIKDGAMTKVHYRKSPRFKIDMISILPLDLLCLHFEFSSVYRLNRFVRIDSFFEFSDRLESIMAKAYIWRVARTTGYLLYMLHLNACAYYVASVHQGLATTTWVYNGEGTAYIRCYYYAVRSLINIGGLPEPVTTFEITFQMANFFIGVFVFSSLIGQMRDVIGAATAGQTYFRASMDGCVEYMNTYTIPKLCQNRVRMWYNYTWAAQGMLDESELLDKMPLVMKTAIAVDINLATFQKIALFQGCDQQMLVDMLLRLKSIIYLPGDFVVKKGDIGKEMYIIKSGAVQVVGGPDNSIVFVTLKAGCVFGEISLLQSAKDGGNRRTANVKAHGFANLFVLEKKDLFDILVHYPESQKVLARKGRKLTKAKGPAGAKPEEKPKGIALFGQKPPTPKLLKAFGNFRKGGVVDKLKKSD; this is translated from the exons ATGTTCAGCAGGCTGAAGAAGTGGATGGGGGCCCCTGAGCCCCCGTCTGCCCCAGCTCCACCAGCTAAG GAAGAGAAGCCTCCtgaaaagaaagatgaaaaagagcagccaaaggaggaggagaagaaagaggagccaaagaaagaggaggagaagaaagaggagccaaacaaggaggaggagaagaaagaggagccaaagaaggaggaggaggagaagaaagaagaagaggccAAGAAGGAAGAGCCACAACCAG CTCCTGCCCCAGctcctgctccagctgcagctcctgctccagctgcagctcctgCCCCAGCTCCTGCCCCAGCTCCTGCCCCAGCTGCAGCTCCTGCCCCTGCTGGTGCTGCTCCTGCCAATCCAGGAGTTGAAGG TGAAGaagcccctcctcctcctcctccacctgttgTCTACTTCCGCTACACAGATGACACCCTCAGAGAGTTGGCCAAGAAGTTAAAGGAGCGAACAGCCGAGCTCAAAGAGAAAGCCATAGATCCTTACGCCACATCTCCAGAAGTCACTCCACCTGTCA CACCTATTCTGCTGAAGGACGACTACATCAGACTGAAGGAAGAGGAGCGCATAGCAAAAGAAGAAGCAGATAAAAAGAAGGCCGAAGAAGCAGCCAAGAaagcagaggagaagaagaagaaggatgaGGAGAAGAGGCTGGAGGCTGAGAAGAAggcggaggaggagaggatggcgGAGGAGGCCAGGAAGAAGGCAAAGATCCTACCAGAGATCACCTGCTCCTGCTTCGACGTCCTCTTCCATCCGATCGAGGTGATGATGGACTCCGTCTTAGGGAACACCATCGATCCCTTCACAG ACCGTCGGTATATTGCCTGGTTGACCGTCGTTGCCGTGGCGTACAACTACAACGTTTGGTTCTCCACTGCTCGGTTGGCCTTCCCCTACCACAATGACACCGCCAACCGATTCTGGATCTTCTTTGACGTTCTCAGTGACGCTGTGAATGTTATTGACATCATTATTTGGCAGCCTCGGCTTCAGTTCGTCAAAGCCGGAGACATTATT AAAGACGGAGCTATGACTAAGGTGCATTATCGCAAATCCCCACGATTTAAG ATTGATATGATCAGCATCCTCCCCTTAGACCTTCTCTGCCTGCACTTTGAATTCTCCTCCGTATACCGACTCAACCGCTTCGTCAGG ATTGACTCCTTCTTTGAGTTCAGCGATCGACTTGAGAGCATCATGGCCAAAGCTTACATCTGGAG AGTTGCTCGCACCACCGGTTATCTACTCTACATGCTCCACCTCAACGCCTGTGCCTACTATGTAGCCTCAGTCCACCAGGGCCTTGCAACAACTACATGGGTGTATAATGGAGAAGGCACAGC ATACATACGTTGTTACTACTATGCAGTCCGCAGTCTGATCAACATCGGGGGTCTTCCAGAACCTGTAACCACCTTTGAGATTACGTTTCAGATGGCCAACTTCTTCATTGGTGTCTTTGTGTTCTCCAGTTTGATTGGACAG ATGAGAGACGTCATCGGCGCAGCGACAGCAGGTCAGACGTATTTTCGGGCATCAATGGACGGATGTGTTGAATACATGAACACCTACACCATCCCCAAGCTCTGCCAGAACAGGGTCCGAATGTGGTACAACTACACCTGGGCGGCTCAGGGCATGCTGG ATGAGTCCGAGCTCCTGGATAAGATGCCTCTGGTGATGAAAACCGCCATCGCTGTGGACATCAACCTGGCCACCTTCCAGAAGATCGCACTGTTTCAG GGCTGTGACCAGCAGATGTTGGTGGACATGTTACTGAGGCTGAAGTCCATCATTTATCTACCCGGAGACTTTGTCGTGAAGAAG ggtGACATCGGTAAAGAGATGTACATCATTAAAAGTGGAGCGGTGCAGGTGGTGGGAGGACCTGACAACAGTATAGTGTTTGTCACACTGAAGGCTGGATGTGTGTTTGGAGAAATCAG TTTACTACAGTCTGCTAAAGATGGAGGAAACAGACGCACAGCTAACGTGAAAGCACACGGCTTTGCTAACCTCTTTGTCCTGGAGAAGAAAGACCTGTTTGACATTCTGGTCCACTATCCAGAGTCTCAGAAGGTTCTGGCCAGAAAGGGCAG GAAACTGACCAAAGCCAAAGGTCCTGCAGGGGCTAAACCAGAGGAAAAGCCGAAAGGTATAGCTCTGTTTGGACAAAAACCACCGACACCCAAGCTCCTCAAAGCCTTTGGCAATTTTCGTAAAGGAGGAGTCGTGGACAAACTCAAG AAAAGTGATTAA